The following is a genomic window from Streptomyces chrestomyceticus JCM 4735.
CGCCGCAAGGTACGTGATCGACTGGCCCCGCCGGGAGCGCTTCAGCTATGACCAAACTCTTCGGACGGCCCCGATTCCTCCACAGACCCACCCGTCCGGTCAGGACGCAACGCGAACGGATCAACAACGGTCTCGTCAATAACGGGAGGCGCCGGCCGCGGAGGCCTCGGCATGACGGCGGCCTCCGAATGCCCCCCGCACCCGTACCCGAGCGACACGACATGCCCATCCGCAGGACCGAACTCGTTGGCGCAGATCCCGAACGCCTGACGGAGCGACCCGGCCAGCGGCACCAGGAAGCCGCAGGAGACGCAGTTGGCGGGGGCCGCCTGGGCCATGGCGGTCTTGGGGCCGTACTCCTCCTCCCAGCGGTCCGCCGCGGCGTGCAGGCCGTAGCGGGAGAGGACCCGGGAACGCCCCATACCCAGCTCGTCGGCGACCGCCGCAATGCTGCCGCGGGTCGTCGCGGGCTGGGCCGCGGGCGACCCGGGCTCGACGTCGGCGTCCTCGGCGTCCGCCAGCTCGGTGACGCCGGGCGAGACCTGGGCGCCCCCCGCCCCCACGTCCTCCGCTCCCCCCAGGGGAGCAGCGCCGGGCTCCAGCCGGAGATCCTCGGCCTCGGTGGGGAGGAGGTCACCGGGACCCATGTCACCGGGCCGCAGCCGCTCGCTCCAGGGCACCCATTCGGGGGCCAGCAGCGCGTCGGGACCGGGCAGCAGAACGGTCTCGTCGAGGGTGACGTGCTTGGCCCGGGACGCGCGGGCGACGGTGACGGCCCAGCGCCAGCCCCGGTAGCCGGGCTCCTTGCATTCGAACAGGTGCGTGACGACGCGGTCTCCGTCGGCAACGGCGTCGACGTGCTCGCCGACCGTGCCGGGCGCCGCGGCCTCCTCGGCCGCTACGCGGGCAAGGTCGACCGCCTCGGCGCACAGGCGGTCAGGGGTACGGCTTCGCATCGCAGCACTCACAAGAATCGATTCTCTCTTCCACGCCGTCTCACGAGTGCGCCAGCCGGAGCTGTCCTGTCCTTGTCCGGACGACCGGCGTGCCGGGGCGGGCGGAGCGGACCTGGGGACCGCGTCGACGTCCGCGCCCGGTCATCTCGGTCGAGCGCACCTCTTACGAACCATTCTGCGGGATCGCGGCAAGGCGCGCGGCCAAGAACGACCGCCGGTGGCGCGCTACACACGCTACCCCTTCAACGGTGCACGACCCCTCGCCGGGAGCGGCAAATGTCACCGGCAGCGTCCGGCGGCCCGGCGCTCCGGCGCGACGGGGCCCGGAAAGAGCCATGTCCCGGGCGAGTTGGGGCAGTATTGCTGCGTGGCTGCCGGACGGGCGTCGAGAAAGCCGAGGCTGCCGCGGATGTCGCGGGCGTCGCGGATCCCCAGGTCGGGGACGGCGAGGACGGCCCGGGCCCCGCGGATCGCCAAGGCTTCGCGGATCTCCACCGGCCCGCGTGTCTCCAGGGGCGCGCGGGCCTCGACGGCGTCCACGCGGCCGGGCCGGGAGGGCGGGGCGGGCCGGGTGTGCCGTGCCGCCGGGCGGGCGCTGCGCCGTCCGTTCACGGCGACCGGGCGGGGCATACGGCGTGCCACCCACGCGCACGGCGCGGGCGAGTCGGGTCTCGGCAAGCTGATCGAGCTGCACGCGGTGAATTCGGCCGGTGACATGTTGATCACGGTGGCGCTGGCCTCGACGGTGTTCTTCTCGGTGCCGACGGACCAGGCACGCGGCCGGGTGGCGCTGTACCTGGCGGTGACGATGGCGCCGTTCGCGCTGCTCGCGCCCGTGATCGGGCCGCTGCTGGACCGGGTGCCGCACGGCCGCCGGGCGGCGATGGCCGGGGCGATGCTGGCCCGCGCGCTGCTGGCGCTGACCATGTCGGGCGCCGTGGCGGGCGGCGGCCTGGAGCTGTATCCGGCGGCACTGGGCGTATTGGTGTCTTCGAAGGCGTACGGGGTGGTGCGGAGCGCCGTCGTCCCGCGCCTGCTACCGCCCCGCATCTCCTTGGTGAAGGCCAATTCGCGGGTGACGCTCGCGGGACTGCTGGCCACGGGGGCCGCGGCACCGCTGGGCGGCGCGCTGCACCTGATCGGTCCGAGCTGGCCGCTGTACGGGGCGTTCACGGTGTTCGTGGCGGGCACGTTCCTGTCGTTCTCGCTGCCGCACAAGGTGGACTCGGCGAAGGGCGAGGGGCGGGCCCGGCTGGCGTCCGGCGAGGACGGTGCGGGGCTCGGGAAGGCGGCGGGCGAGCGGCCGGGGAAGGCGCCGGCGGGCGGGCGGCGGCCGGGGCTCCGTACGGTCGGGCCGTCCGTACTGCACGGCCTGCACGCGAACTGTGCGCTGCGGTCGCTGTCCGGCCTGCTGACGTTCTTCCTGGCGTTCCTGCTGCGCGAGCACCCGCTGGGCGGGCTGGGGCCGCAGGTCTCGCTGGGGCTGGTGGCGGTGGCGGCGGGGACGGGCAACGCGCTGGGGACGGCGGTCGGCGCCTGGCTGCGGTCCAGAGCGCCGGAACTGATCATCGCGGTGGTGCTGGGGCTGGCGCTGGCCGTCACGGTCACCGCGGCGGTCTTCTACGCGGTGCTGGCGATCGTGGTGGTGACGGCCGCCGCGGCGACGGCGGGCCTGTGCCAGGCGCTGGGGAAGCTGTCGCTGGACGCGGTGATCCAGCGGGACGTGCCGGAGTCGGTCCGAACCTCGGCGTTCGCCCGTTCCGAGACCGCGCTCCAGTTGTCCTGGGTGGTCGGCGGCGCCGTCGGGATCGGGCTGCCGCTGAACGGGACGGTCGGCCTGGCGGTGGCCGCGGCGCTCGTCGC
Proteins encoded in this region:
- a CDS encoding DUF3027 domain-containing protein codes for the protein MRSRTPDRLCAEAVDLARVAAEEAAAPGTVGEHVDAVADGDRVVTHLFECKEPGYRGWRWAVTVARASRAKHVTLDETVLLPGPDALLAPEWVPWSERLRPGDMGPGDLLPTEAEDLRLEPGAAPLGGAEDVGAGGAQVSPGVTELADAEDADVEPGSPAAQPATTRGSIAAVADELGMGRSRVLSRYGLHAAADRWEEEYGPKTAMAQAAPANCVSCGFLVPLAGSLRQAFGICANEFGPADGHVVSLGYGCGGHSEAAVMPRPPRPAPPVIDETVVDPFALRPDRTGGSVEESGPSEEFGHS
- a CDS encoding MFS transporter, translated to MCRAAGRALRRPFTATGRGIRRATHAHGAGESGLGKLIELHAVNSAGDMLITVALASTVFFSVPTDQARGRVALYLAVTMAPFALLAPVIGPLLDRVPHGRRAAMAGAMLARALLALTMSGAVAGGGLELYPAALGVLVSSKAYGVVRSAVVPRLLPPRISLVKANSRVTLAGLLATGAAAPLGGALHLIGPSWPLYGAFTVFVAGTFLSFSLPHKVDSAKGEGRARLASGEDGAGLGKAAGERPGKAPAGGRRPGLRTVGPSVLHGLHANCALRSLSGLLTFFLAFLLREHPLGGLGPQVSLGLVAVAAGTGNALGTAVGAWLRSRAPELIIAVVLGLALAVTVTAAVFYAVLAIVVVTAAAATAGLCQALGKLSLDAVIQRDVPESVRTSAFARSETALQLSWVVGGAVGIGLPLNGTVGLAVAAALVAAGVVLAVRGLLGAARHGAPHPRVA